A single Stutzerimonas stutzeri DNA region contains:
- the ettA gene encoding energy-dependent translational throttle protein EttA translates to MAQYVYTMHRLSKVVPPKREILKNISLSFFPGAKIGVLGLNGAGKSTLLRIMAGVDKEFDGEARPMPDLNVGYLPQEPQLDPNKTVREVVEEAVSSIKDAQARLDEVYAAYAEPDADFDKLAAEQAKLEAILQASDGHNLERQLEVAADALRLPPWDAKVEHLSGGEKRRVALCRLLLSAPDMLLLDEPTNHLDADSVAWLEHFLHDFPGTVVAITHDRYFLDNVAGWILELDRGAGIPYEGNYSGWLEAKSNRLAQESKQQSAHEKAMKEELEWVRKGAKARQAKSKARLQRFEELQSQEFQKRSETNEIYIPAGPRLGDKVIDFNNVTKGYGDRVLIENLSFSMPKGAIVGVIGGNGAGKSTLFRMIMGKEQPDSGSIEIGDTVQVACVDQSREDLDGSKTVWEAVSDGSDMIRIGNYEVPSRTYVGRFNFKGGDQQKFVKDLSGGERGRLHLALTLKEGANVLLLDEPSNDLDVETLRSLEEALLDFPGAAIVISHDRWFLDRVATHILSYEDNGDIVFFEGNYTEYEADRKKRLGDAAAQPHRVKYKKLAQ, encoded by the coding sequence ATGGCTCAATACGTCTACACGATGCACCGGCTGAGCAAAGTCGTTCCGCCGAAGCGTGAAATTCTGAAGAACATTTCGCTGTCATTCTTCCCCGGCGCCAAGATTGGTGTGCTCGGCCTCAACGGCGCGGGTAAATCCACACTCCTGAGAATCATGGCTGGCGTCGACAAGGAGTTCGATGGCGAAGCGCGCCCGATGCCCGACCTCAACGTGGGCTATCTGCCGCAGGAACCGCAGCTCGATCCGAACAAGACCGTCCGCGAAGTCGTCGAAGAGGCCGTGAGCAGTATCAAGGATGCCCAGGCCCGGCTCGATGAGGTCTACGCCGCCTATGCCGAGCCGGATGCCGACTTCGACAAGCTGGCCGCCGAACAGGCCAAGCTCGAAGCCATTCTGCAAGCCAGCGATGGGCACAACCTGGAGCGCCAGCTGGAAGTCGCCGCCGACGCCCTGCGCCTGCCGCCGTGGGATGCGAAAGTCGAACACCTGTCCGGTGGCGAAAAGCGTCGTGTCGCCCTCTGCCGCCTGCTGCTATCGGCGCCCGACATGCTGCTGCTGGACGAACCGACCAACCACCTGGACGCCGATTCGGTGGCCTGGCTGGAACACTTCCTCCACGATTTCCCTGGCACCGTAGTGGCGATCACTCACGACCGCTACTTCCTGGACAACGTGGCCGGCTGGATTCTCGAACTCGACCGCGGCGCGGGTATCCCGTACGAGGGCAACTACTCCGGCTGGCTGGAAGCCAAATCCAACCGCCTGGCGCAGGAGTCCAAGCAGCAGTCGGCCCATGAAAAGGCCATGAAGGAAGAGCTGGAGTGGGTGCGCAAAGGCGCCAAGGCCCGCCAGGCCAAGTCCAAGGCGCGCTTGCAGCGCTTCGAGGAACTGCAATCGCAGGAATTCCAGAAGCGCAGCGAAACCAATGAAATCTATATTCCGGCCGGTCCCCGCCTGGGCGACAAGGTCATTGATTTCAACAACGTGACCAAGGGCTATGGCGACCGCGTGCTCATCGAGAATCTCTCGTTCAGCATGCCCAAGGGCGCCATCGTTGGCGTGATCGGCGGTAACGGCGCGGGCAAGTCGACGCTGTTCCGCATGATCATGGGCAAGGAGCAGCCGGACTCGGGCAGCATCGAGATCGGCGACACCGTGCAGGTCGCCTGCGTCGACCAGAGCCGCGAGGACCTGGACGGCAGCAAGACGGTCTGGGAAGCGGTGTCCGATGGCTCCGACATGATCCGAATCGGTAACTACGAAGTGCCATCGCGCACCTACGTGGGCCGCTTCAACTTCAAGGGCGGCGACCAGCAGAAGTTCGTCAAGGACCTCTCTGGCGGTGAGCGTGGCCGTCTGCACTTGGCGCTGACGCTCAAGGAAGGCGCCAACGTGCTGCTGCTCGACGAGCCGTCCAACGACCTCGACGTGGAAACCCTGCGTTCGCTGGAAGAAGCGCTGCTGGACTTCCCCGGCGCCGCCATCGTGATCTCCCACGACCGCTGGTTCCTGGACCGCGTCGCCACGCACATCCTGTCCTACGAGGACAACGGCGATATCGTCTTCTTCGAAGGCAACTACACCGAATACGAAGCCGACCGCAAGAAGCGCCTGGGCGACGCCGCCGCCCAGCCGCACCGGGTCAAGTACAAGAAACTGGCGCAGTAA
- a CDS encoding ferredoxin--NADP reductase produces the protein MTVSEEKFTRQRLLDVQTLTPSLFTLRTSRDPGFRFTAGQFARLGVRKPSGSIVWRAYSMVSAPHDEFLDFFSIVVPEGEFTSQLSRLKPGDELLVDKQAFGFLTLDRFIDGRDLWLLGTGTGIAPFLSILQDFEVWQRFERIVLVYSARTASELAYQSLIHELPQREYLEGLGSKLTYLPLITREKAPGALHGRITTLIENGELERAAGLSLEPEHSRIMLCGNPQMIEDTRAMLKARGLNLSLTRRPGQVAVENYW, from the coding sequence ATGACCGTCAGCGAAGAGAAGTTCACCCGCCAGCGTCTGCTCGATGTGCAGACGTTGACCCCGAGCCTGTTCACCTTGCGCACCAGCCGCGACCCGGGCTTTCGCTTCACGGCCGGGCAGTTCGCGCGTCTCGGCGTCCGTAAGCCCAGCGGTAGCATCGTCTGGCGCGCTTACTCGATGGTGTCGGCGCCCCATGACGAGTTTCTCGACTTCTTCTCCATTGTGGTACCGGAAGGCGAGTTCACCAGCCAATTGAGCCGCCTGAAACCTGGCGACGAGTTGCTGGTGGACAAGCAGGCGTTCGGCTTTCTCACGCTGGACCGGTTCATCGATGGCCGCGATCTTTGGCTGCTGGGCACCGGGACTGGCATCGCGCCGTTCCTTTCGATTCTCCAGGATTTCGAGGTCTGGCAGCGCTTCGAGCGGATCGTGCTGGTCTACAGTGCGCGCACGGCGTCTGAACTGGCCTACCAGTCGCTGATCCACGAGCTGCCGCAGCGTGAGTACTTGGAGGGTCTGGGCAGCAAGCTGACCTACCTGCCATTGATCACACGCGAGAAGGCGCCCGGTGCCTTGCACGGACGTATCACCACACTGATCGAGAACGGCGAACTGGAGCGTGCTGCGGGGCTCAGCCTCGAGCCCGAGCATTCGCGCATCATGCTGTGCGGCAACCCCCAGATGATCGAGGACACTCGCGCCATGCTAAAAGCGCGAGGGCTCAATCTCAGCCTGACCCGGCGTCCGGGGCAGGTCGCGGTGGAAAATTACTGGTAA
- a CDS encoding xanthine dehydrogenase family protein molybdopterin-binding subunit, giving the protein MKPATSPFGQPIDRVDGPLKVTGQAHYAAEFQVPGLLYGSVVNSCIARGRIVAIDASAAEAVPGVVLVLTHQNRPPIASYDEPYEDDDAAEGSPFRPLFNDRILYSGQPVALVVAENLELARYAASLVRVEYAREPHRTDLLSELQTMHKAPSELPPARGDVDAALRGAMLRLDLQYSTPVEHHNPMEPHASTVHYFPEGHLEIYDKTQGVQNCMRYLEKVFGLQGRIRVLSPFVGGAFGSGLRPQYQLPLAVMAALKLQRSVRVTLKRQQMFTFGYRPRTLQRISLGAAADGQLEALTHQAIGQTSTFEDFTEHEAEWSGMLYRCPNVRLDYQLVPLDVYTPLDMRAPGATVGVYALECAMDELAYAASVDPLALRLTNYAERNGNEDKPYSSKALRQCYEQGAERFGWSRRSMAPRSMRDGDQLIGWGMATGVWEAMQMPASAKACMEPNGRLVVSSATADIGTGTYTVMTQIAAAAMGLPLERVEFRLGDSNLSQAPLEGGSATVSSVGSAVQQACEGLRQKLLDAAQQSPVSPFTGARLDDVDFVDGQMRLKAAPAHSVEIEQIVAVSGALEAEASVEPGEKRNAYSTATHSAVFIEVRVDEALGTIKVSRAVSAVAAGRVVNPKTAGNQIVGGVVWGIGQALHEETLIDHSLGRYMNHNLSEYHVPVNADIGEIDVIFVEEKDEIVNALGSKGVGEIGIVGVAAAVANAIYHATGKRVRDLPITLDKLL; this is encoded by the coding sequence ATGAAACCTGCCACTTCCCCGTTCGGCCAGCCAATCGATCGCGTCGACGGCCCGCTCAAGGTCACTGGCCAGGCGCACTACGCCGCAGAATTTCAGGTGCCTGGATTGCTCTACGGCAGTGTGGTCAACAGCTGTATAGCCCGTGGACGGATCGTCGCCATCGACGCCAGCGCAGCCGAGGCGGTGCCGGGCGTGGTGCTGGTGCTGACCCACCAGAACCGTCCCCCCATTGCCAGCTACGACGAACCCTACGAGGACGACGATGCCGCTGAAGGCTCGCCGTTTCGTCCGCTGTTCAACGACCGCATCCTCTACAGCGGCCAACCGGTTGCGCTGGTGGTTGCCGAGAACCTCGAACTCGCCCGCTATGCCGCTAGCCTGGTGCGGGTGGAGTACGCGCGCGAGCCACATCGGACCGATCTGCTCAGCGAGCTTCAGACCATGCACAAGGCGCCGTCCGAACTGCCGCCGGCCCGCGGCGACGTGGACGCGGCACTGCGCGGCGCCATGCTCAGGCTCGATCTCCAGTACAGCACGCCGGTCGAGCACCACAACCCGATGGAGCCGCATGCCTCGACCGTGCACTATTTCCCCGAAGGCCATCTGGAAATCTACGACAAGACCCAGGGTGTGCAGAATTGCATGCGCTACCTGGAGAAGGTGTTTGGCCTGCAAGGCAGGATTCGCGTGCTATCGCCTTTCGTAGGGGGTGCCTTCGGTTCCGGGTTGCGTCCGCAGTATCAACTGCCGCTGGCGGTGATGGCGGCGCTGAAACTGCAACGCTCGGTTCGTGTCACGCTCAAGCGCCAGCAAATGTTCACGTTCGGCTATCGACCGCGCACCCTGCAGCGCATCAGCCTCGGCGCAGCGGCCGATGGGCAGCTCGAAGCCTTGACCCACCAGGCAATCGGCCAGACGTCGACCTTCGAAGACTTTACCGAGCATGAAGCCGAGTGGTCCGGCATGCTCTATCGGTGTCCCAACGTGCGGCTGGACTACCAATTGGTGCCGCTGGACGTCTACACCCCGCTGGACATGCGTGCACCGGGCGCGACCGTCGGCGTCTACGCGCTGGAGTGCGCCATGGATGAGCTGGCTTATGCTGCGTCCGTCGATCCACTGGCGCTGCGCCTGACCAACTATGCCGAGCGTAACGGCAACGAGGACAAGCCCTATTCCAGCAAGGCGCTGCGCCAGTGCTATGAGCAGGGCGCCGAACGCTTCGGCTGGTCGCGTCGTTCCATGGCGCCGCGTTCCATGCGCGACGGCGATCAGCTCATCGGCTGGGGCATGGCCACCGGCGTCTGGGAAGCCATGCAGATGCCAGCCAGCGCCAAGGCCTGCATGGAGCCCAATGGTCGTCTGGTGGTCAGCAGCGCCACAGCCGACATCGGAACCGGCACCTACACGGTGATGACCCAGATCGCGGCGGCGGCCATGGGCCTGCCGCTTGAGCGCGTCGAGTTCCGCCTGGGTGACTCCAACCTTTCGCAAGCGCCGCTCGAAGGCGGCTCAGCGACGGTGTCCTCAGTCGGCAGCGCGGTACAGCAAGCGTGCGAAGGCTTGCGGCAGAAGCTCCTGGACGCGGCCCAGCAATCGCCGGTGTCGCCATTTACCGGCGCCAGGCTCGACGATGTGGACTTCGTCGATGGCCAGATGCGGCTGAAGGCCGCTCCCGCTCACAGCGTCGAGATCGAGCAGATCGTCGCCGTCAGTGGCGCACTCGAGGCCGAGGCAAGCGTCGAACCAGGCGAGAAACGCAACGCTTATTCGACCGCCACGCACTCGGCGGTGTTCATCGAAGTGCGGGTCGATGAGGCGCTGGGAACGATCAAGGTGAGCCGGGCGGTCAGTGCCGTCGCCGCTGGGCGGGTGGTCAACCCGAAGACAGCGGGCAACCAGATCGTCGGTGGCGTGGTATGGGGTATCGGCCAGGCCCTGCATGAGGAGACCCTCATCGACCATAGCCTGGGCCGTTACATGAACCACAACCTGTCCGAGTACCACGTGCCGGTCAATGCGGACATCGGCGAAATCGACGTTATCTTCGTCGAAGAGAAAGACGAGATCGTCAATGCGCTGGGCTCAAAAGGAGTTGGCGAGATCGGCATCGTGGGGGTTGCCGCAGCCGTAGCCAACGCGATCTACCATGCCACCGGCAAGCGCGTGCGGGACCTGCCGATCACGCTGGACAAGTTGTTGTAA
- a CDS encoding gluconokinase: MIVIIMGVSGSGKTTIGERLAARLGCGFSDADQFHSDANKAKMAAGTPLTDADREPWLQAMHEAIVERARLGEDHVFACSALKRRYRQVLRGEVEDVRLVFLHGPREVLAERVGKRRGHFFAATLLDDQLANLEPPGKGEALLVDIRSRPEEIVEQIAQALAAPGGDRP; encoded by the coding sequence GTGATCGTCATCATCATGGGTGTGTCCGGCAGCGGCAAAACGACTATCGGCGAGCGGCTGGCGGCTCGTCTGGGATGCGGCTTTTCGGACGCGGACCAATTCCACAGCGATGCCAACAAGGCGAAAATGGCTGCCGGAACGCCGCTCACCGATGCGGATCGCGAGCCTTGGCTGCAGGCCATGCATGAGGCAATCGTCGAACGGGCGCGGCTCGGGGAGGATCACGTGTTCGCCTGCTCGGCACTCAAACGGCGGTATCGGCAGGTGCTGCGGGGTGAGGTCGAGGACGTGCGCCTGGTGTTCCTGCACGGGCCTCGCGAGGTGCTGGCCGAGCGCGTCGGCAAGCGCCGCGGGCATTTTTTCGCGGCTACGCTGCTGGACGACCAGCTCGCCAACCTCGAACCGCCGGGGAAGGGCGAGGCGCTGCTCGTAGACATTCGCAGCCGGCCGGAGGAAATCGTCGAACAGATCGCACAGGCGCTGGCGGCGCCTGGCGGTGACCGCCCCTAG
- a CDS encoding methyltransferase, giving the protein MPILESRYARLDLIRQPEQPNEPLQAFDAADEYLLAELHEQDLPATARVLILNDSFGALACSLAERLQVTSSGDSHLAYLALEKNLQRNGIGTGSVIFTPSSEPPQGPFDRVLIRVPKTLALLEEQLIRLHGQLAPGARVIAAAMIKHLPRAAGDLLEKYIGPVQASLAVKKARLLTATPSHMPAPASPYPTRYSLDQPQVELINHANLFCREGLDIGTRAFLPYLPKALGDLRVADLGCGNGVLGIVYALGNPQAQLTLIDESYMAVQSARENWRAILGERPADIRAGDGLAEQPPASLDLVLCNPPFHQQQVVGDFLAWRMFTQAKSALAKGGELWIVGNRHLGYHLKLKRLFGKVEQVAATPKFVILRAIKA; this is encoded by the coding sequence ATGCCTATTCTCGAATCTCGCTACGCCCGCCTCGACCTGATTCGCCAGCCGGAGCAGCCCAACGAACCGTTACAGGCCTTCGATGCGGCCGATGAATACCTGTTGGCCGAATTACATGAGCAGGATTTGCCAGCCACAGCGCGGGTGCTGATCCTCAACGACAGTTTCGGTGCCCTGGCCTGTTCGCTGGCCGAACGGCTACAGGTAACCAGCAGTGGTGACTCGCACCTGGCCTACCTGGCCCTCGAGAAAAACCTCCAGCGCAACGGGATCGGCACCGGCAGCGTCATCTTCACCCCCTCAAGCGAGCCGCCGCAGGGCCCCTTCGATCGAGTGTTGATCAGGGTGCCCAAAACCCTGGCGCTGCTGGAGGAACAACTGATCCGCCTGCACGGTCAGCTTGCACCCGGCGCACGGGTGATCGCTGCCGCGATGATCAAGCACCTGCCACGCGCGGCGGGCGACCTGCTGGAAAAATACATCGGTCCGGTGCAGGCCTCGCTGGCTGTGAAGAAGGCGCGACTGCTGACCGCGACCCCAAGCCACATGCCGGCACCCGCGTCGCCCTACCCGACCCGCTACAGCCTCGATCAACCGCAGGTCGAACTGATCAACCACGCCAACCTGTTCTGCCGCGAAGGCCTCGATATCGGCACCCGCGCCTTCCTCCCATACCTGCCCAAGGCACTCGGCGACCTGCGTGTCGCGGACCTCGGCTGCGGCAATGGCGTACTGGGTATCGTCTACGCGCTGGGCAATCCCCAGGCACAACTGACGCTGATCGATGAAAGCTACATGGCGGTGCAGTCGGCGAGAGAAAACTGGCGAGCGATCCTCGGCGAGCGCCCTGCCGACATCCGTGCTGGCGACGGGCTCGCCGAGCAGCCCCCAGCCTCGCTCGATCTGGTGCTGTGCAACCCGCCGTTCCACCAACAGCAGGTAGTCGGGGATTTCCTCGCCTGGCGCATGTTCACCCAGGCCAAATCCGCACTCGCCAAGGGTGGCGAGCTCTGGATCGTCGGTAACCGCCACCTGGGCTATCACCTCAAACTCAAGCGCTTGTTCGGCAAGGTCGAGCAGGTCGCGGCGACGCCCAAGTTCGTCATCCTGCGGGCGATCAAGGCATGA
- a CDS encoding (2Fe-2S)-binding protein codes for MSETSSPAGGIAACSITLELNGQSRQVDVLPWTTLLDLLREQLALTGTKKGCDHGQCGACTVLLNGRRINACLTLAIMHDGARLTTIEGLAQGGELHPMQAAFVRHDAFQCGYCTPGQICSAVGMVAEGHARTRDDLREQMSGNLCRCGAYPNILAAIEEAMPQTHDRLAAVREVKP; via the coding sequence ATGAGCGAAACATCTTCTCCCGCAGGTGGTATCGCCGCCTGTTCGATCACCCTTGAGTTGAACGGCCAGAGCCGCCAGGTCGATGTTCTACCCTGGACCACCCTGCTCGATCTGCTGCGCGAACAACTGGCCTTGACCGGCACCAAGAAGGGCTGCGATCACGGCCAATGCGGCGCATGCACGGTGTTGCTCAATGGCAGGCGGATCAATGCGTGTCTGACGCTGGCGATCATGCACGACGGTGCCCGTCTCACGACCATCGAAGGGCTGGCCCAGGGCGGCGAACTGCATCCGATGCAGGCCGCGTTCGTCCGTCACGATGCCTTCCAGTGCGGCTACTGCACGCCGGGTCAGATCTGCTCGGCGGTGGGCATGGTCGCCGAAGGACATGCACGGACGCGCGACGATCTGCGCGAACAGATGAGCGGCAATCTCTGTCGTTGCGGCGCCTATCCGAACATCCTCGCGGCAATCGAAGAGGCGATGCCGCAGACCCACGACCGCCTGGCCGCCGTGCGGGAGGTGAAGCCGTGA
- a CDS encoding nucleotidyltransferase family protein, which translates to MSDLAEGVCAIVLAAGQGSRYREHSDEDKLLAGSTDAADAPVVIAETLRSLTGLTERLLVVTRDDNHRLLAWLRQAAGDFDAQILSVRTHGLGHSLAQAVAYRPARRGWLVALGDMPYVRRDSIARIVADIQPHRLVVPTFQGQRGHPRGIGAEHIEQLLALTGERGAQALFASPSVSEIALDDPGVLQDIDRPTDRRPA; encoded by the coding sequence GTGTCTGATCTCGCCGAGGGCGTATGCGCCATCGTCCTGGCCGCGGGACAGGGCAGTCGATACCGCGAGCACAGTGACGAGGACAAACTGCTGGCCGGCAGCACCGACGCGGCCGATGCGCCTGTGGTCATTGCCGAGACGCTGAGGTCATTGACCGGCTTGACTGAACGGCTGCTGGTGGTGACCCGTGACGACAACCATCGGCTACTGGCCTGGCTTCGGCAAGCAGCAGGCGACTTCGACGCGCAGATTCTGTCGGTTCGAACCCATGGTCTCGGCCATAGCCTGGCGCAGGCAGTGGCGTATCGACCCGCTCGCCGGGGTTGGCTGGTGGCGCTGGGCGACATGCCTTACGTGCGGCGCGACAGCATTGCCCGTATCGTCGCGGACATCCAGCCGCATCGGCTTGTCGTGCCGACGTTCCAGGGCCAACGCGGCCACCCTCGCGGCATCGGTGCCGAGCATATCGAACAGCTACTGGCCTTAACGGGCGAGCGGGGCGCGCAGGCACTGTTCGCCAGCCCATCGGTCAGCGAGATCGCGCTGGACGATCCGGGTGTGCTGCAGGATATCGACCGCCCGACCGACCGCCGCCCAGCCTGA
- a CDS encoding FAD binding domain-containing protein: protein MNPFQYVRPRTIDEAIGLFRPNSRYIAGGTNLLDLMKENVTRPEQLIDITRLPMADVQETAGGGLRIGALVSNSDLAWHPLVQQRYPLLAQAILAGASPQLRNMASTGGNLLQRTRCYYFYDSNTPCNKREPGSGCSARAGLNRIHAILGHSEACIAVHPSDMCVALAALEAVVHVQGPVGERRIAFCDFHRLPGDAPEHDNTLLQGELITALELPAQGFAAHSRYLKLRDRASYAFALVSVAAALEMDGTGIRAARIALGGVAHKPWRNSEAEALLVGGAADEVAFGAAADALLEGARGFEHNAFKIELGRRAIVRALTDAAKGDVR from the coding sequence GTGAATCCGTTCCAATACGTCCGTCCGCGCACCATCGACGAGGCCATCGGTCTGTTCCGACCGAACAGCCGCTATATCGCCGGCGGGACCAATCTGCTCGACCTGATGAAGGAAAACGTCACCCGCCCGGAGCAACTGATCGACATCACGCGCCTGCCGATGGCCGATGTGCAGGAGACGGCAGGCGGCGGGTTGCGGATCGGCGCCCTGGTGAGCAATTCGGACCTGGCCTGGCATCCGCTGGTGCAGCAGCGCTACCCGCTGCTGGCCCAGGCGATTCTCGCCGGCGCCTCGCCACAACTGCGCAATATGGCCAGCACCGGTGGCAATCTCTTGCAGCGCACCCGCTGTTACTACTTCTACGACAGCAATACGCCGTGTAACAAGCGTGAGCCCGGCAGCGGCTGCTCGGCGCGTGCGGGGCTCAACCGGATTCACGCGATTCTCGGTCACAGCGAGGCGTGCATCGCGGTGCATCCCTCCGACATGTGCGTCGCGCTGGCCGCGCTGGAAGCCGTCGTTCATGTGCAGGGGCCAGTAGGCGAGCGGCGCATCGCTTTCTGTGACTTTCACCGGCTGCCGGGCGATGCGCCCGAGCACGACAACACGCTGCTCCAAGGTGAACTGATCACGGCGCTGGAGCTGCCGGCGCAAGGGTTTGCTGCACACAGCCGCTACCTCAAGCTGCGCGACCGTGCGTCCTACGCTTTCGCTCTGGTCTCGGTGGCGGCAGCGCTGGAGATGGATGGCACTGGCATTCGCGCCGCGCGCATCGCCCTGGGCGGCGTGGCGCACAAGCCTTGGCGCAACAGTGAAGCCGAAGCGCTGCTGGTGGGAGGCGCTGCGGACGAGGTGGCCTTCGGGGCGGCGGCAGATGCGCTGCTCGAAGGCGCCAGAGGCTTCGAACACAACGCGTTCAAGATCGAATTGGGCCGGCGCGCCATCGTCCGCGCCCTGACCGACGCCGCCAAAGGAGACGTCCGATGA
- the gdhA gene encoding NADP-specific glutamate dehydrogenase, with protein MFETVDAFLARLKQRDPHQPEFHQAVEEVVRSLWSFLEANPLYMQAGIIERMVEPERSIIFRVPWVDDQGRVQVNRGFRIQMNSAIGPYKGGLRFHPSVNIGVLKFLAFEQVFKNSLTSLPMGGGKGGSDFNPKGKSDNEVMRFCQSFMTELYRHIGADLDIPAGDIGVGGREIGFLFGQYKRLSNQFTSVLTGKGLSYGGSLIRPEATGYGCVYFAEEMLKSTRTRIEGKRVAISGSGNVAQYAAQKVMELGGRVVSLSDSGGTLHFPDGLTEEQWSYLMDLKNVRRGRIEEMGAHFGVTYLADQRPWSLPCEIALPCATQNELDAQDARTLLNNGCICVAEGANMPSTLEAVDLFLEAGILYAPGKASNAGGVACSGLEMSQNAMRLHWTAGEVDTKLHGIIQSIHHACVAYGEENGRTNYVKGANIAGFVKVADAMLAQGVV; from the coding sequence ATGTTCGAAACCGTCGACGCGTTCCTTGCCCGACTCAAACAACGCGATCCCCATCAACCCGAATTTCATCAGGCCGTCGAAGAGGTCGTTCGCAGCCTCTGGTCGTTCCTCGAGGCCAATCCGCTGTACATGCAGGCCGGCATCATCGAGCGCATGGTCGAGCCGGAGCGCTCCATTATCTTCAGGGTCCCCTGGGTCGACGACCAGGGACGCGTCCAGGTCAATCGCGGTTTCCGTATCCAGATGAACAGCGCCATCGGCCCCTACAAAGGCGGCCTGCGCTTCCACCCTTCGGTCAATATCGGCGTCCTGAAGTTTCTCGCCTTCGAACAGGTATTCAAGAATTCGCTCACTTCGCTTCCGATGGGCGGCGGCAAGGGCGGCTCTGACTTCAACCCCAAGGGCAAGAGCGACAACGAGGTCATGCGCTTCTGCCAGTCGTTCATGACCGAGCTGTACCGTCATATCGGCGCCGACCTCGATATTCCCGCCGGTGACATCGGCGTCGGCGGGCGCGAGATCGGCTTCCTTTTCGGCCAGTACAAGCGCTTGTCTAACCAGTTCACCTCGGTACTGACCGGCAAGGGATTGTCCTATGGCGGCAGCCTGATCCGACCGGAAGCCACCGGCTACGGCTGCGTGTATTTCGCTGAAGAAATGCTCAAAAGCACCCGTACCCGCATCGAAGGCAAGCGCGTCGCCATTTCGGGCTCCGGCAACGTTGCCCAGTATGCCGCCCAGAAAGTCATGGAGCTTGGCGGGCGGGTCGTTTCCTTGTCCGACTCGGGGGGAACGCTGCACTTCCCGGACGGCCTGACCGAAGAGCAATGGAGCTACCTGATGGACCTCAAGAACGTCCGTCGCGGCCGTATCGAGGAGATGGGTGCGCATTTCGGCGTGACCTACCTGGCCGACCAGCGCCCCTGGAGCCTGCCTTGCGAGATCGCGCTGCCTTGCGCGACACAGAACGAACTCGATGCGCAGGACGCCCGCACGCTGCTCAACAACGGCTGCATTTGCGTGGCCGAAGGCGCCAACATGCCGTCGACGCTGGAAGCGGTGGACCTGTTCCTTGAAGCCGGCATCCTTTACGCCCCGGGCAAGGCATCGAATGCCGGCGGCGTGGCCTGTAGCGGACTGGAAATGAGCCAGAACGCCATGCGCCTGCACTGGACCGCCGGGGAGGTGGACACCAAACTGCACGGCATCATACAATCGATCCACCATGCCTGTGTCGCCTACGGCGAAGAAAACGGCCGCACCAATTATGTGAAAGGCGCCAATATCGCCGGCTTCGTCAAGGTTGCGGACGCCATGCTGGCCCAGGGCGTGGTTTAA